GCATCGATCAAATCAGCGACCCGATACACAGACTGCCTGGCGGTCTCGGACATGATCAGCATGTTGGCGAGCTTATGCTGGATCACCTGGAAATCTGAGATAGGATGGCCGAACTGAATACGTTCCTTGGCGTAGTCCCTCGCATACTCCGTGATCTTGAAGCAGTGTCCGGAGGAAATGGCAGCGAGCCCAAGGCGTTCGATGCCAAGACATGTCATGATGTTCTTCCAGGCTGCACCCTCGCTGCCGATGAGGTTCGAAGCTGGCACCCTGACATCTTCGAAGAAGACCTCGTTGGCGTGGGTGGTACGACGCCCTAGCATGGCAAGAGGTCGGATCGTCACGCCCGCCGCCCGGGCATCCACCAGCAGTGCGCTCATACCCTTGTGCCGTTCCGCACTTGGATCGGTCTTTGCAATGACAACCAGATAGTCGGCGACGTGCGCGCAGGTGATCCAGACTTTGTTACCGTTCAGGATAAACTCATCCCCCCTGCGAACCGCATTGGTCTTGATCCCTGCCACGTCAGATCCGGTCCCGGGTTCGGACATGGCCAATGCCAACTTCACGTCGCCGGACATGATCTTCGGGATGACGTCGCTCTGGACCTCGGGTTGGCCAAATTTGACGACATGCATGCCAGCGTAGATCAGTGTGGTCGTCACGGCCTGGGCAATTCCAGTATAGTAATATCCAAGTGTCTCCAGTAGAACAGCCAGATCCTTTGCTGACCCCGCCATGCCTCCGAACTTCTCAGGATAGAAAAGTCTCAAGTAACCTGCTTCCGCCAGAGCGTTATAGGCGTCGTGCGGGAACTCTTTTGCCTCATCCATTTTCCGGACGCGTTCCCAGGGCAAATGGCGCTCGCAGATGTCGAGGATGCTTTCACGCATCATCTTCTGCTCATCGGTCAGTCCTGTTAGATTCATGAGTGTCATTGCCTTCCTCCCGCTTGGACTCTGCTGCTTTTCTGTAGTGCTTCGGCACCGGCACGCGTGAGCACCATGGTCGTCATCAGCCCACTCTGGACGACTTCGTCATGATGATTGATCAACTCCATCCGCCTGACCAGCACGCCCCGGTCTGGTTTAGAGGTCGGACGGGCAGAGATCACCGTGGCCCTCAGGCGCACGGTATCGCCAAAATAGATGGGCTCCAGGTATCGCCATTCATCGATGCCAAGTGCGGCGATCGCCGTCCCTTCGAGGTAACCTACGCTGGCGCTCAGGCCGGTGCAGATCGATAAGCCCAGAGCGCCATGAGCAATCCGCTGCCCCAGGGGCGAACGTTTCGCATGCTCGGCATCCGTGTGCATCGGACTGGTATCACCCGATAGCCAGGAGAACATAACGACGTCAGTCTCCGTAATGGTCCTGGAACGCGTCGTATCAACTTGGCCAATCCGAAAATCCTCGATGCATTTCCCACGCATTGGACTTTGCTCCAGATGATGGTCACATCGACGAGGTTGCAACAGAACGTGTCAGGACTAGCGTTGTCATCAAGCCGGACTGCACGATCTCATCTCGCTGATTGAGAAGCTCCATTCGCCTGACCAGCACGCCACGATCAGGCTTCGAACTCACTCGGGTAGAGATCACCGTAGCGCGCAGTCGCACCGTGTCGCCCAACAGGATCGGCCGAAGGAATTTCCACTCGTCCACTCCAAGTGCAGCGATGGCGCTACCCTGCAGGTAGCCGAGATCAGCTGTGAAGCCGGTACAGAGTGATAGCCCCAGTGTGCCATGGGCGATACGCTCCCCCATCGGAGAGCGGCGGCTGTGCTCCGCATCCGTATGCATCGGATTCACGTCACCCGAGATCCAGGAGTAGGTGACAACATCCGTCTCCGTCACGGTGCGAGCCCGGCTTTCATCCACTTGGCCCTCGGCAAATTCTTCCAGATACCTTCCTGCCATTGCTGCCTCCCTAGACCAGAACGACCAGCGCATCCGCTGCAACGACGCCTTCACGCCCGACGATGAGGGGATTTACGTCGACTTCTTCCATCACATCGACAAGGTCCGATGCCATCTCCGAGAAGCGACAGATGGCCTCGACAGCAGCGTCCACATCCAGCGCTGGTTGGTTACGGAAGCCTGTCAGCAAGCGGTAGCCACGTAAGGATGCCAGGAGCTTTCGGGCTCTGGTCGGGCTGACGGGTGCAAGGGCTGTCGAAACGTCACCCAGCACCTCAACCAGCACACCGCCGAGCCCCACCGCGATCATCGGTCCAAACTGCGCATCTCGTTGCAGCCCCAGGACCAGCTCAGCGCCAGGGGGAGCCATGGACTGCACACTCAAGCCATCCAGGCGAGCATCCGGCTTATGTTGGCGCACAGACTTGAGGATTTCCTCCGCAGCTTGCCGCACGGCTTCGTCGCTTTGCAGGTTCAGTCGGATGCCGTGAACTTCGGTCTTATGTGGAACATCGGCGGACGCGATCTTGACCACTACGGGGAAGCCGACCTTAGCCGCTGCATCTGCTGCCTCAGCAGGGCTGCTGATTACAATCTCACGTGGCACCACGATACCATAAGCAGCAAGGATGCGTTTCGAGTCCTGCTCGCTCAGCGTTCGGCCTGACCTTCCGGCCACGGCGATGATCTCACGTGCTGTGTCGGCAGCCGTGAGTGGCGACAGGCGAGGGGAGAGGTTATCTAGAGGGGTATCCCGACGTTCATGCCAGTCATGCCAGCTCCGAATGGTTTCCATGCAGCGCTCGGCAGAACGAAAGAGAGTCACTCTCGGGTCTGCGTCCAGCAGAGCACTGCCAGGACCCTCCAGCCAGTCCGTCATCCATACCCCGGCCACGGCACAGTCTGTCCGTGCGGCAACCTCCGTGAGAACTGGTGCGCGATGGCCTGTGGAGGCTTCATGCGCGAAGACGAAGGGCACAACGACGGAGCTGAAACCTGGATCTGTGACGAAGGCATCCAGGCAATGGGCAAAAGTTGAGGAGGTCTTTAGCACCTCGGCCGTGAGATCAGCAGGGTTGGCAACTGCGCCGAAGTCAGGGACCACCGCTTCCAAGGCCCTTCTGGTTACTGAGCTGAGTTCCGGTAGCAACAGGCCCATCTTCTCAGCCTTGTCGGCATTGATAACGCCCGCTCCCCCAGAAGTAGACATGATGCCGACACCGCGCCCCCGGGCGGGACGCCCGTTGCGCGCAAAGAAACTGGCACGCTCGATGACCGCTTCCAGATCATCGACCACAACTGCTCCTACGTCCTCGAAAGCAGCACGGTAAGCACTATCAGCTCCCACCATCGTACCAGTGTGCGATAGGGCCGCCTTGCGGCTCGCCTCTCCGTTGCCGGCCTTGTAGGTGATCAGGGCCTTGCCTGCTGCGGTGGCTCGACGCGCAGCATCGAGGAACCGTTTCCCGCTCTTCACGCCTTCGAAGAGGCAGATGATAGAGCGAACCTCGGGATCATCCGCGAGTGCGGAGATAAAGTCGCAGATGTCGACATCTGCGGAGTTGCCGGCAGCAAGGTAATGGCTCACACCCACGCCGCGTGTCATGGATTGCAGCACTGCGTAGCCTAGTGCACCGCTTTGCGAAACGATAGCCACGGGTCCCGATCGCCCGCCGACCATTTGGCCGCAGTCGGGCATGAAGTTCATGATGGCGCCGCTTCGCATATTGGCGATACCAACACAGTTAGGGCCGGCAACCCGGATACCGCTGCGTTGTGCCAAGGTAACGATGGCTACTTGCTCTGCCACACGCTCAGGCAAGCCTGTCTCTGCGAATCCTGAGGCATAGACGATGGCACCGCCGACTCCCAAGCGGATCGCTTGGCCAAGCGATTCCTCTACCTGTGTTCGAGCCACACAGAGAACAACGCAATCAGGCGCTTCAGGTAGATCAGTCAGGCTGGGAAAGCATTCCCTGCCCGCGATTTCCCGATACTTCGGATTGACGCCAAAGACCTTGCCATGGAACCCAGCGAGGTTAGCCAGGGTGCGTTGGCCGAAAGAGCCAGGTGTCGCCGAAGCGCCGACCACAGCCACGCTTTTGGGATCTATCAGCTTCTGAAGATCGGGTAGTCGGTAGACGGCTCGCTCCGTCGCCATTCCTGTCGCCCTCCATATCAGCATTATCGCTAGTGTTGTGTTATGGACTAATGGACCGTCCAAATTAGTCAAGGAAAAAGTCGTGCGTTTGCTGCCTGGACGCTCTATGCAGCCTGGAAGATGCCTTCTTCCACGTTCCGATTCAGACGCCAGATCTTTCGCGGCGTCGTACGCTCCACTCCGAAAGAAGGTTGGCAGCGGTGAGATCTTCTCTGATCGGTGGTCGTGCCTTTCCAGGCGTCCTGGAGAAGCGCGGTGCCGGTGCTGGCTGCATTATGCCATCGACCTCAATCATGCTACTGCGCTGCGCCATGTGCGGGTGGTTTGCCACTTCGTCCAGGTTAAGAATAGGACTTACGCAGGCGTCGGATTGAGCGAAAACCTCAGCCCAAACGTCCCGCTCGCGTTGCCGAAAGGCCTGTTCCAACTTAGCCCGGATGATCGGCCAGCCTGAACGATCCTCCCGCCGAGGCAAGGTGGCCGCATCGATCTGAAGTTTTGCCAGCAATTCCTGCCAAAATGGCTCCTCCAGCGCACCGACCGCGATGTAGCGCCCATCGGCAGTCTCATAGGTCCCATACCAGGGTGCGCCACCATCGAGGTGATTGCCCCCCCGCTGTGCAATCCATTGGCCGCGTGCCATGAATCCATGAAACAGTGACATGAGCAGGGCGGCGCCATCGACCATGGCTGCGTCCACCACCTGCCCGTGTCCACTTCGCTGCGCCTCAATGAATGCACATAGGACACCAAATCCCAGGAACATGGCGCCGCCGCCGTAGTCGCCCACAAGATTCAGCGGTGGCACCGGTGGCCCACCATGTGAACCGATAGCATCGAGCGCTCCCGTGAGCGCGATATAGTTGATGTCGTGCCCTGCCGTCGGCGCCAGCGGTC
This sequence is a window from Roseomonas gilardii. Protein-coding genes within it:
- a CDS encoding acyl-CoA dehydrogenase family protein: MTLMNLTGLTDEQKMMRESILDICERHLPWERVRKMDEAKEFPHDAYNALAEAGYLRLFYPEKFGGMAGSAKDLAVLLETLGYYYTGIAQAVTTTLIYAGMHVVKFGQPEVQSDVIPKIMSGDVKLALAMSEPGTGSDVAGIKTNAVRRGDEFILNGNKVWITCAHVADYLVVIAKTDPSAERHKGMSALLVDARAAGVTIRPLAMLGRRTTHANEVFFEDVRVPASNLIGSEGAAWKNIMTCLGIERLGLAAISSGHCFKITEYARDYAKERIQFGHPISDFQVIQHKLANMLIMSETARQSVYRVADLIDAGHPAIEETSIAKIICTENNFRCADEGLQILGGAGYSMEYDMQMFFRDSRVGPIGGGSNEIQRNVLAKRMGL
- a CDS encoding MaoC/PaaZ C-terminal domain-containing protein, which codes for MRGKCIEDFRIGQVDTTRSRTITETDVVMFSWLSGDTSPMHTDAEHAKRSPLGQRIAHGALGLSICTGLSASVGYLEGTAIAALGIDEWRYLEPIYFGDTVRLRATVISARPTSKPDRGVLVRRMELINHHDEVVQSGLMTTMVLTRAGAEALQKSSRVQAGGRQ
- a CDS encoding MaoC/PaaZ C-terminal domain-containing protein, whose product is MAGRYLEEFAEGQVDESRARTVTETDVVTYSWISGDVNPMHTDAEHSRRSPMGERIAHGTLGLSLCTGFTADLGYLQGSAIAALGVDEWKFLRPILLGDTVRLRATVISTRVSSKPDRGVLVRRMELLNQRDEIVQSGLMTTLVLTRSVATSSM
- a CDS encoding acetate--CoA ligase family protein, producing the protein MATERAVYRLPDLQKLIDPKSVAVVGASATPGSFGQRTLANLAGFHGKVFGVNPKYREIAGRECFPSLTDLPEAPDCVVLCVARTQVEESLGQAIRLGVGGAIVYASGFAETGLPERVAEQVAIVTLAQRSGIRVAGPNCVGIANMRSGAIMNFMPDCGQMVGGRSGPVAIVSQSGALGYAVLQSMTRGVGVSHYLAAGNSADVDICDFISALADDPEVRSIICLFEGVKSGKRFLDAARRATAAGKALITYKAGNGEASRKAALSHTGTMVGADSAYRAAFEDVGAVVVDDLEAVIERASFFARNGRPARGRGVGIMSTSGGAGVINADKAEKMGLLLPELSSVTRRALEAVVPDFGAVANPADLTAEVLKTSSTFAHCLDAFVTDPGFSSVVVPFVFAHEASTGHRAPVLTEVAARTDCAVAGVWMTDWLEGPGSALLDADPRVTLFRSAERCMETIRSWHDWHERRDTPLDNLSPRLSPLTAADTAREIIAVAGRSGRTLSEQDSKRILAAYGIVVPREIVISSPAEAADAAAKVGFPVVVKIASADVPHKTEVHGIRLNLQSDEAVRQAAEEILKSVRQHKPDARLDGLSVQSMAPPGAELVLGLQRDAQFGPMIAVGLGGVLVEVLGDVSTALAPVSPTRARKLLASLRGYRLLTGFRNQPALDVDAAVEAICRFSEMASDLVDVMEEVDVNPLIVGREGVVAADALVVLV
- a CDS encoding CaiB/BaiF CoA transferase family protein is translated as MSSGPLCGIRVLEFGALGPVPFCAMMLADMGAEVIHLARPGAPRYARHDVTLRGRRILPIDLKCTENRAQVMDLVKGTNILLEGHRPGVMERLGLGPDVCLDANPRLIYGRMTGWGQKGPLAPTAGHDINYIALTGALDAIGSHGGPPVPPLNLVGDYGGGAMFLGFGVLCAFIEAQRSGHGQVVDAAMVDGAALLMSLFHGFMARGQWIAQRGGNHLDGGAPWYGTYETADGRYIAVGALEEPFWQELLAKLQIDAATLPRREDRSGWPIIRAKLEQAFRQRERDVWAEVFAQSDACVSPILNLDEVANHPHMAQRSSMIEVDGIMQPAPAPRFSRTPGKARPPIREDLTAANLLSEWSVRRRERSGV